Proteins from a single region of Verrucosispora sp. NA02020:
- a CDS encoding cold-shock protein gives MQGTVATFDAATRSGLLLLDDGTELSFPARAFDASGLRLLRLGQRVRVDTDAAGDVIRVTLPTMS, from the coding sequence ATGCAGGGCACGGTGGCGACCTTCGACGCGGCGACCCGCAGCGGGCTGCTGCTGCTCGACGACGGCACCGAGCTGTCCTTCCCGGCCCGTGCCTTCGACGCCTCCGGGCTGCGGCTGCTCCGGCTCGGCCAGCGGGTACGCGTCGACACCGACGCCGCCGGGGACGTGATCCGCGTGACCCTGCCGACGATGTCCTGA
- the cofC gene encoding 2-phospho-L-lactate guanylyltransferase: MSQPWTVVVPVKRLVAAKSRLRGGLPGVPHEELALALVADTLDAVRACPEVGGVLVVTDDVRVRAEAPAAAARWLADVADAGLNGAFRHGAAQVPGPVAGITADLPALRPAELAVALRAAREAPPGVRCFVADTPGTGTVLLTAPAGVPLGPRFGPGSAAAHAASGARPLDGDWPSLRRDVDTPDDLAAAARLGLGPRTARLAAGCLTG, translated from the coding sequence GTGAGTCAGCCCTGGACCGTGGTGGTGCCGGTCAAACGCCTGGTCGCCGCGAAGTCGCGGCTGCGTGGCGGGCTGCCCGGCGTACCCCACGAGGAGCTGGCGCTGGCGCTCGTGGCCGACACCCTCGACGCGGTGCGGGCCTGTCCCGAGGTGGGCGGGGTGCTCGTGGTCACCGACGACGTCCGGGTCCGGGCCGAGGCCCCGGCGGCTGCCGCGCGGTGGCTCGCGGACGTCGCGGACGCCGGACTCAACGGCGCCTTCCGGCACGGCGCGGCCCAGGTGCCCGGCCCAGTGGCCGGGATCACCGCCGACCTTCCGGCGCTACGTCCGGCCGAGCTGGCGGTCGCGCTCCGGGCGGCGCGGGAGGCTCCGCCCGGCGTCCGCTGCTTCGTGGCCGACACGCCGGGCACCGGGACCGTGCTGCTGACCGCGCCGGCCGGCGTACCCCTCGGGCCGCGCTTCGGGCCCGGCTCGGCCGCGGCGCACGCGGCGAGCGGCGCCCGCCCGCTCGACGGTGACTGGCCCAGCCTGCGCCGCGACGTGGACACCCCGGACGACCTGGCCGCCGCGGCCCGGCTCGGGCTCGGTCCGCGCACCGCGCGACTGGCCGCCGGCTGCCTCACCGGCTGA
- a CDS encoding 1-acyl-sn-glycerol-3-phosphate acyltransferase, which translates to MGRRRLGFWQRFAVVLVKPAMTVWTRRTWRGMEHLPQDGPVIIVANHISHADPLVSAHFVYDAGRWPQFLGKASVFKVPVVGWILHRCRQIPVERGSVDAVKSLEALVKALNEGDAVIIYPEGTTSREPDLWPMKGKTGAARLALTTGAPVVPVAMWGPEKIFDPRRGRLNPRPRIPVSVVAGPPVDLSRWAGATPSRQVLEEMTDVIMLRVRDLLAEIRGGTPPPLWQRTSRANADRPEATA; encoded by the coding sequence GTGGGTCGGCGCAGGCTGGGATTCTGGCAGAGGTTCGCCGTGGTGCTGGTCAAGCCGGCGATGACCGTCTGGACCCGGCGTACCTGGCGGGGCATGGAGCACCTGCCGCAGGACGGCCCGGTGATCATCGTGGCGAACCACATCTCGCACGCCGACCCGCTGGTGTCGGCGCACTTCGTCTACGACGCCGGCCGGTGGCCGCAGTTCCTCGGCAAGGCGAGCGTCTTCAAGGTCCCGGTGGTCGGCTGGATCCTGCACCGGTGCCGCCAGATCCCGGTGGAGCGCGGCTCGGTCGACGCGGTCAAGTCCCTGGAAGCCCTGGTCAAAGCACTGAACGAGGGCGATGCGGTGATCATCTATCCAGAGGGCACCACCAGCCGGGAACCGGACCTGTGGCCGATGAAGGGCAAGACCGGCGCGGCCCGGCTGGCGTTGACCACCGGTGCCCCGGTCGTGCCGGTGGCGATGTGGGGGCCGGAGAAGATCTTCGACCCCCGGCGGGGCAGGCTCAACCCGCGCCCCCGCATCCCGGTGAGCGTGGTGGCCGGGCCGCCGGTCGACCTGAGCCGCTGGGCCGGCGCCACGCCGAGCCGGCAGGTGCTGGAGGAGATGACCGACGTGATCATGCTGCGGGTGCGGGACCTGCTCGCCGAGATCCGGGGCGGCACACCTCCGCCGCTGTGGCAGCGCACCTCTCGCGCCAACGCCGACCGCCCCGAGGCGACGGCATGA